Proteins found in one Paucidesulfovibrio longus DSM 6739 genomic segment:
- a CDS encoding AsmA family protein: MLRKITFILLITLLLSTTLFAAGLFALDWYLGTERFRTHLSQAISDAYGYEVAFQGNLGVSVYPWLGLETGPLEVRTAPGKEPLLRASEVSAKVSLVHLFSRQLNFDTVFLNRIEVSVQRKKDGTTNIDALLALLLPQGESKPVMDPALRLDSLSVRGVQLHNAHFRFDDEVTGQSWTVADAGFQTGEFEPGRPLPFSMNGTFTRSGLDVEASLDMSGNLETDLAANAFQLLDTRVNLILRGDTLPVQGGEIHFTSRLDLDSVKGEAQLHDFHLKLPQLMLAGDMRLENLKDAPRAEGELRSGVFSPRAAVNDFFPGTIPEKDSEIFKNGNFSLSFKADASGVDVRDLKVFCDKTNVTGEFSVHGFDNPDYRFRLKGDSLDFDRYYRLFIVDEPFYLRDFFPDFFAKVHAGGSVDLDSVILAGEHLEGSHWAASCGNGTLRVDVAPAGLKGGSLKAGFEASIAGSGNGEYSLGLGLDVRLDGLDAADLPLLSVGKYRIDGRGGAKYSMTMPPTPFKASDVIDDVLFSLEGHLAYDIDNFRLRTPPSDGSKGRTVSFGKASGETDFKPTRVAYKEGGFAFSFKGGARGADRDYSSWLSFTGTMRTNRNYADLRLDDVKIKGRYEGGDLPKYAPALDFFVNGGLEADKQHLRLKDVQVSGFGGDFTATLEGHRIFEKDYTLTGGFEYDTDNPLGLLRWMSLKPGKPRGKNAYTRIHVRSKYSVTPYKAVFHHCEIGMDGALATGVVRVEDYKTGKLSFDLSAGTVDIDQYRPNKGKRRDPKECVDPTQVRPIGLPVETLRDLNAEGTLQVKDLILYKLHFTDIKAEVRARDGQLTGSPLAGTFYGGKLEGGFTARSTKEFIVLSLNLKADDFKVGPFMADVGGKEYVMGRGTLFMDVQSLGATDDDVIANLEGRGGFTVEEGSYKFSGKGGGESLAKGEQSILDGRNRFNGAGAIFRIDHGAFYNEDFNMEASFMELGGRGEFNIDMNTIDLELEANYKAGPTVPLHIVGCLDDPAVEVPGGELITNTVRDLIGIPLKPFQYLRDLLF, translated from the coding sequence ATGCTGCGCAAGATAACCTTCATTCTTTTGATCACCCTGCTGCTGAGCACCACACTGTTCGCCGCAGGGCTGTTCGCTCTGGATTGGTATCTGGGAACCGAGCGTTTCCGAACGCATCTCTCCCAGGCCATCAGCGACGCCTATGGATATGAGGTCGCCTTCCAGGGGAATCTCGGCGTCAGCGTATATCCGTGGCTCGGCCTGGAAACTGGGCCTCTGGAAGTGCGGACCGCGCCGGGAAAGGAGCCGCTGCTGCGGGCGTCCGAAGTCTCGGCAAAGGTTTCCCTGGTGCATCTATTCTCGCGTCAGCTCAACTTCGACACCGTCTTTCTGAACAGGATCGAAGTCTCGGTGCAGCGCAAAAAAGACGGCACCACCAATATCGACGCGCTGCTGGCGTTGTTGTTGCCCCAGGGCGAGAGCAAGCCGGTCATGGACCCCGCGCTGCGCCTGGATTCCTTGAGCGTTCGCGGCGTGCAGCTGCACAACGCCCACTTCCGGTTTGACGACGAGGTCACGGGCCAGTCCTGGACCGTGGCGGACGCGGGCTTTCAGACCGGCGAATTCGAGCCGGGCCGCCCCTTGCCCTTTTCCATGAATGGAACCTTCACCCGCAGCGGGCTGGATGTGGAAGCCAGCCTGGACATGAGCGGCAATCTGGAAACGGATCTCGCGGCCAATGCCTTTCAGCTGCTGGACACGCGGGTGAACTTGATACTTCGGGGCGATACCCTGCCCGTGCAGGGCGGCGAGATACACTTCACCTCTCGTCTGGACCTCGATTCCGTCAAGGGCGAGGCGCAACTCCACGATTTCCATCTTAAATTGCCGCAGTTGATGCTTGCCGGGGACATGCGCCTGGAGAACCTCAAGGACGCTCCTCGCGCCGAGGGGGAATTGCGTTCGGGCGTCTTCTCGCCGCGCGCCGCAGTGAACGATTTCTTCCCAGGCACGATTCCGGAAAAGGATTCCGAGATTTTCAAGAACGGGAATTTCTCCCTTTCCTTCAAGGCGGACGCCTCCGGGGTGGACGTCAGGGATCTCAAGGTCTTCTGCGACAAGACCAATGTGACCGGCGAATTCTCCGTGCATGGCTTCGACAACCCGGACTATCGTTTCAGGCTCAAGGGCGACAGTCTGGATTTCGACCGCTACTATCGGCTCTTCATCGTGGACGAGCCGTTTTATCTCCGCGATTTTTTTCCTGATTTCTTTGCGAAAGTCCATGCCGGCGGCAGCGTGGACCTGGATTCCGTGATCCTTGCGGGAGAACATCTCGAGGGGTCTCACTGGGCCGCGAGCTGCGGGAACGGTACGCTCCGGGTCGATGTGGCCCCAGCCGGGCTCAAGGGGGGCAGCCTCAAGGCCGGGTTCGAGGCCAGCATAGCAGGCAGCGGGAACGGAGAGTACAGCCTTGGACTGGGGCTGGACGTGCGTCTGGATGGACTGGATGCCGCCGACCTTCCGTTGCTGTCTGTCGGGAAGTACCGGATCGACGGCAGGGGCGGCGCGAAGTATTCCATGACCATGCCGCCCACGCCGTTCAAGGCGAGCGACGTCATCGACGACGTTCTGTTCTCGCTCGAAGGGCACCTGGCCTACGATATCGACAATTTTCGACTGCGGACCCCGCCTTCCGACGGATCCAAGGGGCGCACGGTTTCCTTTGGAAAGGCTTCTGGCGAGACGGATTTCAAGCCCACGCGAGTCGCCTACAAGGAAGGGGGCTTCGCTTTCAGCTTCAAGGGCGGGGCAAGGGGCGCGGATCGCGATTACTCGTCCTGGCTCTCCTTCACGGGCACGATGCGCACGAACCGGAATTATGCCGATCTGCGTCTCGACGACGTGAAGATCAAGGGGCGCTACGAAGGGGGCGATCTGCCGAAATACGCTCCTGCGCTGGACTTTTTCGTCAATGGGGGGCTGGAGGCGGACAAGCAGCATCTCCGGCTGAAGGACGTGCAGGTGTCCGGATTTGGCGGCGATTTCACGGCGACCCTGGAAGGGCATCGCATCTTTGAGAAAGACTATACGCTGACCGGGGGATTTGAATACGACACGGACAATCCGCTCGGACTGCTGCGCTGGATGAGTCTCAAGCCGGGCAAGCCGCGAGGCAAGAACGCCTACACCAGGATTCACGTCCGCAGCAAATATTCGGTAACGCCCTACAAGGCGGTGTTCCACCATTGCGAAATCGGCATGGACGGTGCTTTGGCCACCGGAGTCGTGCGCGTCGAGGATTACAAGACCGGGAAGTTGAGTTTCGACCTTTCGGCAGGCACCGTGGACATCGACCAGTACCGCCCGAACAAGGGCAAGCGCCGCGACCCCAAGGAATGCGTGGACCCGACCCAGGTCCGGCCCATCGGCCTGCCTGTGGAAACGCTGCGCGACCTGAACGCGGAAGGGACGCTCCAGGTCAAGGATCTCATCCTCTACAAGCTGCATTTCACGGATATCAAGGCAGAGGTCCGCGCGCGGGATGGCCAGCTCACGGGCAGCCCGCTTGCAGGCACCTTCTACGGCGGAAAGCTGGAGGGCGGATTCACCGCGCGTTCGACCAAGGAATTCATCGTCCTCTCCCTGAACCTCAAAGCCGACGACTTCAAGGTGGGACCGTTCATGGCCGACGTGGGCGGCAAGGAATACGTCATGGGCCGGGGGACGCTCTTCATGGACGTGCAGAGCCTCGGCGCCACGGACGACGACGTGATCGCCAACCTGGAGGGTCGGGGCGGTTTTACGGTGGAGGAGGGCTCGTACAAGTTCTCCGGCAAGGGCGGAGGGGAGAGCCTCGCCAAGGGAGAGCAGAGCATTCTGGACGGCCGCAACCGTTTCAACGGTGCGGGCGCTATCTTCCGCATCGACCACGGTGCGTTCTACAACGAGGACTTCAACATGGAAGCCTCGTTCATGGAACTGGGCGGGCGCGGTGAATTCAACATCGACATGAACACCATCGATCTGGAGCTGGAGGCCAACTACAAGGCCGGCCCCACTGTGCCGCTGCACATCGTCGGCTGCCTGGACGATCCCGCTGTGGAGGTTCCCGGCGGGGAACTGATCACCAATACGGTCAGGGATCTTATTGGAATTCCCTTGAAGCCCTTCCAGTATCTGCGCGATCTGCTCTTCTGA
- a CDS encoding damage-control phosphatase ARMT1 family protein, giving the protein MKTQLDCLPCFFRQALAGARLARPEDAAVQKRVLLELAELLPLFDLDQPPPALAGRLYALLRRVTGVDDCFAEEKRRSNARVLTLLPELGEKLRRSRDPLSTALEISIIGNYMDSGVETRFDWEGELERVDETLDPAAVTSFRKRAVPGAQVLIVGDNAGEIGLDRLLVGELLALGAQVSYAVRGRPVLNDATLDDARQVGLDELCEVFSSGADTPGAVLERCDGDFRKRLREADIVLAKGQGNYESLTDSGLDVYFAFKVKCPVVAARTKLPESSSVFLREP; this is encoded by the coding sequence ATGAAAACGCAATTGGATTGTCTGCCCTGTTTTTTTCGCCAGGCTCTCGCGGGAGCGCGTCTGGCGCGCCCAGAGGATGCGGCCGTTCAGAAACGTGTCTTGCTGGAACTGGCAGAACTGCTCCCCCTGTTCGATCTCGACCAACCGCCGCCCGCACTGGCTGGGCGTCTGTACGCCCTGCTGCGCCGCGTCACCGGGGTGGATGATTGTTTTGCCGAGGAAAAGCGACGATCAAACGCAAGGGTCTTGACGTTGTTGCCCGAACTCGGCGAGAAGCTTCGGCGCAGTCGCGATCCATTGTCGACGGCATTGGAAATATCAATCATCGGCAATTACATGGATTCGGGCGTGGAAACCCGATTCGATTGGGAGGGCGAGCTGGAACGCGTGGACGAGACGCTGGACCCCGCTGCCGTCACCAGCTTTCGCAAGCGCGCCGTTCCGGGAGCGCAGGTGCTCATCGTCGGCGACAATGCCGGGGAAATAGGGCTGGACAGGTTGCTGGTGGGCGAGTTGCTTGCGCTGGGCGCGCAGGTGTCCTATGCGGTCAGAGGACGGCCAGTGCTCAACGACGCGACACTGGACGATGCGCGCCAGGTGGGGCTCGACGAGCTTTGCGAGGTTTTCTCTTCTGGTGCCGACACTCCCGGCGCGGTTTTGGAACGTTGTGATGGCGACTTTCGAAAGCGTCTGCGGGAAGCGGACATCGTTCTCGCCAAGGGGCAGGGGAACTACGAGTCATTGACCGATTCCGGGCTGGACGTGTATTTTGCCTTCAAGGTCAAGTGCCCGGTGGTGGCCGCCCGTACGAAGCTGCCCGAATCGTCGTCGGTTTTTTTGAGAGAGCCCTGA
- a CDS encoding nucleotide-binding protein, translated as MKIAIASGKGGTGKTTVAVNLAAHLSRRGIPLNFIDCDVEEPNARFFLGIDIGDTRVEQVPVPVIDEDSCLGESCRKCVELCRFKALICMAGTVMAFTELCHGCGLCELACPADAIKEGTRDIGESGIGRKDGITFFQGLLRIGEAMSPPLIKAVKARAENSGLTLLDCPPGASCPVVCSLQDVDYALLVAEPTPFGLHDLNIAVQLLRELHLPFGVVLNRAGMGDERVERYLEKEAIPLLAAIPHERAAAEAYSTGALLIDGVPGFADRFSDLVAAIEHQTGRTLG; from the coding sequence ATGAAAATCGCCATCGCCAGCGGCAAAGGCGGCACTGGCAAGACCACTGTCGCCGTCAACCTTGCCGCACATCTCAGTCGCAGGGGTATTCCCCTCAACTTCATCGATTGCGACGTGGAAGAGCCCAACGCCCGCTTTTTCCTTGGAATCGACATCGGGGATACCCGTGTGGAACAGGTTCCCGTCCCCGTCATCGACGAGGATTCCTGCCTCGGTGAATCATGCAGAAAGTGCGTCGAGCTTTGCCGCTTCAAGGCGCTGATCTGCATGGCGGGAACCGTCATGGCCTTCACCGAGCTCTGCCACGGTTGCGGATTATGCGAACTGGCCTGTCCGGCGGATGCGATCAAGGAAGGCACCCGCGACATCGGGGAAAGCGGCATCGGCCGTAAGGACGGTATCACATTTTTCCAGGGTCTGCTGCGCATCGGGGAAGCCATGTCCCCACCGCTGATCAAGGCCGTCAAAGCGCGCGCGGAAAACAGCGGCCTGACACTGCTCGATTGCCCCCCCGGGGCGTCCTGCCCCGTGGTCTGTTCCCTTCAGGACGTGGACTACGCGCTGCTCGTGGCCGAACCCACGCCTTTCGGCCTGCACGATCTGAATATCGCTGTCCAGCTCCTGCGCGAGCTGCATCTGCCCTTCGGGGTAGTGCTCAACCGGGCGGGCATGGGGGATGAGCGCGTCGAAAGATATCTCGAAAAGGAAGCGATCCCCCTTCTCGCGGCCATTCCCCACGAACGGGCAGCTGCCGAAGCCTATTCCACGGGTGCGTTGCTCATCGACGGCGTTCCGGGCTTCGCCGACCGCTTCAGCGACCTCGTCGCCGCCATCGAACACCAAACGGGAAGGACATTGGGATGA
- a CDS encoding ATP-binding protein: MKQLVVISGKGGTGKTSVTAALAGLGPAKVLADCDVDAADLHLVLQPEIKERWPFVSGEQPSIDPNLCTECGLCRTHCRFGAVSEDFRILPEHCEGCGVCDYVCPVGAVSMRPRVCGEQYRSETRHGPMAHAALGVGEENSGKLVTSVRREAKSLAEDRGFELVLVDGSPGVGCPVIASLTDADLAILVAEPTVSAVHDLKRVHDLTKHFRMPAALVVNKSGLNHDMESELLRYCELEGIPVLGSLPYDPIFTKAQIAGQSILEFDPNGLGENVRTIWSRLETLLA, from the coding sequence ATGAAACAGCTGGTCGTCATCAGCGGCAAAGGCGGAACCGGAAAGACAAGCGTGACAGCGGCCCTGGCCGGCCTGGGACCGGCTAAAGTCCTGGCGGACTGCGATGTGGACGCCGCCGACCTCCATCTCGTGCTCCAGCCCGAGATCAAGGAACGCTGGCCGTTCGTCAGCGGCGAGCAGCCGAGCATCGATCCGAATCTCTGCACCGAATGCGGGCTGTGCCGCACCCATTGCCGGTTCGGAGCCGTAAGCGAGGATTTCCGGATTCTTCCGGAACACTGCGAAGGCTGCGGGGTCTGCGACTATGTCTGCCCGGTCGGGGCCGTATCCATGCGCCCGCGTGTCTGCGGAGAGCAATACCGCTCCGAGACCCGGCACGGCCCGATGGCCCACGCGGCGCTTGGGGTCGGCGAAGAGAATTCCGGGAAGCTGGTCACTTCGGTCCGGCGCGAAGCAAAAAGCCTGGCCGAAGATCGCGGGTTCGAACTGGTTCTCGTGGACGGCTCGCCAGGCGTCGGGTGTCCCGTGATCGCTTCGCTTACGGATGCGGACCTCGCCATACTCGTGGCGGAACCAACTGTTTCGGCCGTCCACGACCTGAAAAGAGTCCACGACCTGACCAAGCATTTTCGTATGCCCGCGGCCCTTGTCGTCAACAAGTCCGGACTGAACCACGACATGGAGAGCGAGCTGCTGCGATATTGCGAACTGGAAGGGATTCCCGTTTTGGGCAGCCTCCCCTACGACCCGATCTTCACGAAGGCCCAGATCGCCGGACAAAGCATCCTGGAGTTCGACCCGAACGGCCTGGGGGAAAACGTCCGGACCATCTGGTCCCGTCTGGAAACACTTCTGGCCTGA
- a CDS encoding LpxI family protein, with protein sequence MPDSKCVIGLIAGGRQFPVLVAEGVKKAGHKLVVACFEGHSNMEVAVHADVVETLKLGKLGKLLDFFKRNGVEQVIMAGTIDKPRIMDVRHFDMRALKVIFKNKNKGDTNLLGALTHELESEGMRVVPPHVHVPDLLTPEGVLTRRQPTEREWDDLRQGWTVAKELGRLDIGQCLILREGIVAAVEALEGTDEAIRRGCRLGGEECVVVKVFKPGQEERVDLPSAGKDTIRTMSEGKATCLGIEAGKSLLFDREETIAEANRSGISIVGLTGKE encoded by the coding sequence ATGCCGGATTCCAAGTGCGTGATCGGCCTGATCGCCGGGGGCCGCCAATTCCCCGTGCTTGTTGCTGAGGGCGTGAAAAAGGCGGGACACAAGCTCGTGGTCGCCTGTTTCGAGGGCCACAGCAACATGGAGGTGGCCGTTCATGCCGATGTCGTGGAAACCCTGAAGCTCGGCAAGCTCGGCAAGCTTCTTGACTTCTTCAAGCGGAACGGGGTCGAGCAGGTCATCATGGCCGGCACGATCGACAAACCCAGAATCATGGATGTGCGGCATTTCGACATGCGCGCGCTCAAGGTCATCTTCAAGAACAAGAACAAGGGCGACACGAATCTGCTCGGCGCACTCACGCATGAGCTTGAATCCGAAGGGATGCGCGTGGTTCCGCCCCATGTGCACGTTCCCGACCTGCTGACTCCCGAAGGCGTGCTGACGCGGCGTCAGCCCACTGAGCGCGAATGGGATGATCTGCGGCAGGGATGGACCGTGGCCAAGGAATTGGGCCGTCTGGACATCGGACAGTGCCTGATCCTTCGGGAGGGCATCGTGGCCGCCGTGGAAGCCCTGGAAGGAACGGATGAGGCCATCCGTCGCGGTTGCCGACTTGGCGGCGAGGAGTGCGTCGTGGTCAAGGTCTTCAAGCCGGGCCAGGAGGAGCGCGTTGATTTGCCCAGCGCGGGCAAGGACACCATCCGGACCATGAGCGAGGGCAAGGCGACCTGTCTCGGCATCGAGGCGGGGAAGAGCCTGCTTTTCGATCGCGAGGAAACCATTGCGGAAGCGAACCGATCCGGCATCAGCATCGTGGGCTTGACCGGGAAAGAGTAG
- the lpxA gene encoding acyl-ACP--UDP-N-acetylglucosamine O-acyltransferase yields MSNTIHPSAIVSPKAVIGEGVVIGPYSVVEDNATIGDGSTIESFVHIKSFVRLGKNNHVHSYVCIGGEPQHLAYKNEETWVEIGDSNTIRECATINRGTVQGHGKTSIGSHCLIMAYAHVAHDCVLGDHVIMANAVNLAGHVEIGNHAVVSGMAAVQQFLRIGEYAFLGGSSGYNLDIPPYMLAHGVRGRLMGPNLIGLRRHGFDTEACRALKKAYKIIFRSGLPREKAIEQALAEFPNVPAVANVVEFMRGSKCGVAPDYHKNGD; encoded by the coding sequence GTGTCCAATACCATTCATCCCTCCGCCATCGTATCGCCCAAAGCGGTCATCGGCGAGGGCGTCGTCATCGGTCCCTACAGCGTCGTCGAAGACAACGCGACCATCGGCGACGGCAGCACGATCGAATCCTTCGTGCACATCAAGTCGTTTGTGCGGCTTGGCAAGAACAACCACGTCCACTCCTACGTCTGCATCGGCGGCGAGCCGCAGCACCTCGCCTACAAGAACGAGGAGACCTGGGTTGAAATCGGCGACTCCAACACAATCCGGGAGTGCGCCACCATCAACCGCGGCACCGTTCAGGGACACGGCAAAACCAGCATCGGCTCGCATTGCCTGATCATGGCGTATGCGCACGTGGCTCATGACTGCGTCCTCGGCGACCATGTGATCATGGCCAACGCCGTGAACCTCGCCGGACACGTCGAGATCGGCAATCATGCCGTGGTCAGCGGCATGGCGGCCGTGCAGCAGTTCCTTCGCATCGGCGAATACGCGTTTCTCGGCGGTTCCAGCGGCTACAACCTGGACATTCCCCCATACATGCTCGCGCACGGCGTGCGGGGCAGACTGATGGGGCCGAACCTGATCGGGCTGCGTCGCCATGGGTTCGACACCGAGGCCTGCCGTGCCTTGAAAAAAGCCTACAAGATCATTTTCCGTTCCGGGCTGCCGCGCGAGAAAGCCATTGAGCAGGCGCTGGCCGAGTTCCCGAACGTGCCCGCCGTTGCCAACGTGGTCGAATTCATGCGCGGTTCCAAGTGCGGAGTCGCCCCGGATTACCACAAGAACGGAGACTGA
- the fabZ gene encoding 3-hydroxyacyl-ACP dehydratase FabZ has product MASNTTVLDIRQIMNLIPHRYPFLLVDRVVEFEAGSHIVAYKNVTFNEPFFQGHFPGLPVMPGVLMIEALAQTGGLYVMQDPSIDIVGKVFMFTGINKVKFRRPVMPGDRLTLRMSDFVRKMSLWKMQGVAEVDGELACVAELSAALVDKENL; this is encoded by the coding sequence ATGGCTAGCAACACGACTGTTTTGGACATCCGTCAGATCATGAATCTGATCCCGCATCGCTACCCTTTCCTGCTCGTGGACAGGGTCGTTGAATTCGAAGCGGGTTCGCATATCGTCGCCTACAAGAACGTGACCTTCAACGAACCGTTCTTTCAGGGGCATTTTCCCGGACTTCCCGTCATGCCCGGCGTGCTGATGATCGAGGCTCTGGCGCAAACCGGCGGCCTCTACGTCATGCAGGATCCGAGCATCGACATTGTCGGCAAGGTCTTCATGTTCACGGGCATCAACAAGGTCAAGTTTCGCAGGCCCGTCATGCCCGGCGACAGACTGACGCTCCGCATGTCCGACTTTGTCCGGAAAATGTCGCTCTGGAAGATGCAGGGCGTTGCCGAGGTCGACGGGGAACTCGCCTGCGTGGCTGAACTGTCCGCGGCTCTCGTGGACAAGGAGAATCTCTAG
- the lpxD gene encoding UDP-3-O-(3-hydroxymyristoyl)glucosamine N-acyltransferase: MLLSEIAMQLGLEQSGPDREILGVNTLESAGESELSFLVNPKYVKMLEQTKAGAVLLAADQVGMVESALISANVYMDLARVVTLFAKPQGEFAGQSQLAFVGKQAEIHETATIYPFAFIGPETVIGPGTVVFPGCYIGERCHIGSNCLIFPNAVLMADTTLGDRCIMQPGSVLGGDGFGFAQTPLGHMKIPQIGRVVLGNDVEVGANSSIDRAALDKTSIGSGSKIDSLVQVGHNVRIGEHCLVVAGTGIGGSTKIGDGVIIGGQAGIKDNIEIGDGCMIGARGGINNNLPAGSKVTYNPMMEVGTFLRVGAALPRLPELLKRVRRLEKELERLQEADSGDSNG, encoded by the coding sequence ATGCTTCTTTCCGAGATAGCCATGCAGTTGGGGCTGGAGCAATCCGGCCCCGACCGCGAGATTCTTGGGGTAAATACACTGGAGAGCGCCGGGGAATCGGAGCTCTCTTTTCTCGTCAATCCCAAGTATGTCAAAATGCTGGAGCAGACCAAGGCCGGCGCGGTTCTTCTCGCCGCCGACCAGGTCGGCATGGTCGAGTCCGCGCTCATCAGCGCAAACGTATATATGGATCTCGCCCGTGTGGTGACCCTGTTCGCCAAGCCGCAGGGCGAATTCGCCGGGCAAAGTCAGCTTGCCTTTGTCGGCAAGCAGGCCGAGATCCATGAAACGGCTACGATCTATCCGTTTGCCTTCATCGGCCCCGAAACCGTCATCGGTCCCGGAACCGTCGTTTTCCCGGGCTGCTATATCGGCGAACGCTGCCATATCGGCAGTAATTGCCTGATCTTTCCCAATGCCGTGTTGATGGCCGATACCACGCTTGGCGACCGTTGCATCATGCAGCCGGGCAGCGTGCTGGGTGGGGATGGATTCGGCTTTGCCCAGACTCCGCTGGGGCATATGAAGATTCCTCAGATCGGTCGCGTCGTTCTTGGCAACGATGTTGAGGTCGGGGCGAATTCTTCCATCGATCGCGCAGCCCTGGACAAGACTTCCATCGGATCCGGTTCCAAGATCGACAGCTTGGTGCAGGTCGGCCACAACGTGCGCATCGGCGAGCATTGCCTGGTCGTCGCGGGGACGGGAATCGGCGGCAGCACCAAGATCGGCGACGGCGTGATCATCGGCGGACAGGCCGGTATCAAGGATAACATCGAGATCGGCGACGGTTGCATGATCGGCGCGCGCGGAGGCATCAACAACAATCTTCCCGCCGGGAGCAAGGTCACCTACAATCCGATGATGGAGGTGGGCACCTTCCTGCGCGTCGGGGCCGCCTTGCCCCGTCTGCCTGAACTGCTCAAGCGTGTCCGCCGACTCGAAAAGGAATTGGAACGCCTTCAGGAGGCGGACTCCGGAGATTCGAATGGCTAG
- a CDS encoding OmpH family outer membrane protein, translating to MKKVLFLAVIMALVLQVPAFAADLKIAVIHMERLKKTSEPGQQIAAQLKTKLDPMVRERQRLEDELKQLSEEFKNKSAAYSLDTKREKELQLKRKYRDLEDLRRDLQQKAIAEDKALSAPVLEMMQKVAEKFIESKGYTLVFEFQQSGLLYLDKSFDITDELIQEVNKAWKAQGH from the coding sequence ATGAAAAAGGTATTGTTTCTCGCGGTGATCATGGCTCTCGTTCTGCAGGTTCCCGCTTTCGCGGCTGATCTGAAGATCGCGGTGATCCATATGGAACGCCTGAAGAAGACCTCGGAGCCCGGACAGCAGATTGCGGCTCAGCTCAAGACGAAGCTTGATCCGATGGTCCGCGAGCGCCAGCGCCTGGAAGACGAACTGAAGCAGCTTTCCGAAGAGTTCAAGAACAAGAGCGCTGCCTATTCCCTGGACACCAAGCGTGAAAAGGAACTCCAGCTCAAGCGCAAGTATCGCGATCTCGAAGACCTGCGCCGCGACTTGCAGCAGAAGGCCATTGCCGAAGACAAGGCGCTTTCCGCCCCTGTCCTTGAAATGATGCAGAAGGTCGCAGAGAAGTTCATCGAGAGCAAGGGCTATACCCTCGTTTTCGAATTCCAGCAGAGCGGTCTGCTTTATCTGGACAAGAGCTTCGACATCACGGACGAACTGATCCAAGAGGTCAACAAGGCCTGGAAGGCTCAGGGCCACTAG